In Oscillatoria salina IIICB1, a single genomic region encodes these proteins:
- a CDS encoding AAA-like domain-containing protein produces MNTQTLQALSSLNQSTNFSDDTDLETNFSWENAKEVVNQLLSKNTGKHLTDLEAKILQDAWQGKTYYEMAEKYGYSPEYLNKDVGNKLWKKLSNCLPEKVTKSNFKEALKRAKKSLNTAQVATQEKTSSPVSKITFPEGSVPLYSPFYLQREQIELLSYATIMKPGSLLRIKAPKLMGKTSLITRILAEATNQKYQAVYLNLGSVDRGILTNLDKFLRWLCLKTSKQLNLSNHLNEYWDTDILGSNDNCTGYFEEYLLAEINAPLVLALDEVDRLFPHTEVIEDFFGMLRSWHEKGKMSQLWQKLRLIIAHSTEIYIPLDINQSPFNAGIPIELNEFNEQQVNSLIRLHGLNWHHHQIKQIMAVIGGHPYLLRLTIYYLSSAEIELEQILSEASDESGIYNHHLRGQMLALKQVPELAEAFKIVVNANEPVELDSLKIYKLHSLGLVQRKGNQVVPRCRLYRDYFRRVLS; encoded by the coding sequence ATGAATACTCAAACTCTTCAAGCATTATCTTCTTTAAATCAAAGCACTAATTTCTCAGATGATACTGATTTAGAAACCAATTTTTCTTGGGAAAACGCAAAAGAAGTTGTTAATCAGCTTTTAAGCAAAAATACAGGTAAACACCTTACTGATTTGGAAGCCAAAATTCTTCAAGATGCTTGGCAAGGTAAAACTTATTATGAGATGGCAGAGAAATATGGTTATAGTCCTGAATATCTTAATAAAGATGTTGGCAACAAACTTTGGAAAAAACTTTCTAATTGTTTACCAGAGAAAGTAACCAAGAGTAACTTTAAGGAAGCTTTAAAAAGAGCGAAAAAAAGTTTAAACACCGCTCAGGTTGCCACCCAAGAAAAAACTTCATCTCCAGTTAGCAAAATCACCTTTCCCGAAGGCTCAGTACCTTTATATTCTCCCTTTTACTTACAACGAGAACAAATAGAATTACTTAGCTACGCGACCATTATGAAACCTGGTTCGCTACTTCGGATTAAAGCACCTAAGTTAATGGGAAAAACTTCTTTAATTACGAGGATTTTAGCCGAAGCAACCAACCAAAAATATCAAGCTGTCTATCTAAACTTAGGTAGTGTAGACAGAGGAATTTTAACTAATTTAGATAAATTTCTGCGTTGGTTATGCTTAAAAACCAGCAAGCAGTTAAATTTATCTAATCATCTCAATGAATATTGGGATACAGACATTTTAGGAAGTAATGATAATTGTACCGGATACTTTGAAGAATATTTACTAGCAGAAATAAATGCACCTTTGGTACTAGCATTAGATGAAGTAGATCGCCTTTTTCCTCATACAGAAGTAATCGAAGATTTTTTCGGAATGTTACGAAGCTGGCATGAAAAAGGGAAAATGTCGCAGCTTTGGCAAAAACTACGATTAATTATTGCTCACTCAACAGAAATTTATATCCCTTTAGATATTAATCAATCTCCCTTTAATGCGGGAATTCCAATAGAATTAAACGAATTCAATGAACAACAAGTAAATAGTTTAATTCGTCTGCATGGATTAAATTGGCATCATCATCAAATCAAGCAAATAATGGCAGTAATAGGAGGACATCCTTATTTATTACGTCTAACCATATATTATCTTAGTTCTGCTGAAATAGAGTTAGAACAAATCTTATCGGAAGCATCTGACGAATCAGGAATTTATAACCATCATTTACGAGGGCAAATGCTAGCTTTAAAACAAGTACCGGAATTAGCTGAAGCATTCAAAATTGTTGTTAACGCTAATGAACCAGTTGAACTAGATTCTCTAAAAATATATAAGTTACATAGTTTAGGATTAGTGCAACGAAAAGGAAATCAAGTAGTACCTCGATGCCGTTTATATCGTGACTATTTCCGTCGAGTTTTGTCGTGA
- a CDS encoding Precorrin-3B methylase, producing the protein MILSLNMAKPEKPLTGEALIKEVCRRIRVARGYWDNHNNAACRGERERALALYNTLTKEQKEQIPQQLRVWLRYRSEKYFGAHRTPPKSKRKRKK; encoded by the coding sequence GTGATTCTCTCTCTAAATATGGCAAAGCCAGAAAAACCTCTCACAGGAGAAGCACTTATTAAGGAAGTCTGTCGGCGGATTCGGGTAGCTCGTGGTTACTGGGATAATCATAATAATGCCGCCTGTCGTGGAGAAAGAGAACGCGCTTTAGCGCTTTACAATACTTTAACTAAAGAGCAAAAAGAGCAGATTCCTCAGCAGTTAAGAGTTTGGTTACGCTATCGCAGTGAAAAATATTTTGGCGCACATCGTACACCACCCAAGTCGAAACGGAAGCGGAAAAAGTGA
- a CDS encoding DUF4279 domain-containing protein has translation MDEIKPNFLAPESDNNVISVGGSVETVKVSLRFLGDNLNPEEISALLKCQPSKAYRKGDIIGSKSSHHIAQTGAWILKGDKEDTGVLETKITRLLECITVPLTVWEELRSFSGNVFCGIFLNDWNRGLSLSPELMQKLVERHLSIDFDIYCKFSDE, from the coding sequence ATGGATGAAATAAAGCCAAATTTCCTAGCTCCAGAATCTGATAACAATGTTATTAGTGTCGGTGGTTCGGTAGAAACTGTCAAAGTATCATTACGCTTTTTGGGCGATAATTTGAATCCAGAGGAAATCTCGGCTTTGCTGAAATGTCAACCTAGCAAAGCCTACCGCAAAGGTGATATTATTGGGAGTAAAAGTTCTCATCACATTGCTCAAACTGGTGCTTGGATACTCAAGGGTGACAAAGAAGATACAGGTGTTTTAGAGACAAAAATTACTCGTTTGCTTGAGTGTATAACTGTTCCACTTACTGTCTGGGAAGAATTGCGTAGTTTCTCTGGTAATGTATTTTGTGGTATCTTTCTCAATGATTGGAACCGAGGTCTGTCTCTATCGCCAGAGTTAATGCAAAAGTTAGTTGAACGTCATCTCAGTATTGATTTCGATATCTATTGCAAGTTTTCTGACGAATAG
- a CDS encoding nSTAND1 domain-containing NTPase — protein sequence MNRDALIVGINQYPFLQDSPTSPPKNLKSPASSAEAIAQRLEEYGGFRVRRLPETIQNGQRLIDSESAKLDADTLEDAIVQLFNPVGDNVPETALLYFIGHGQRKERGGVTEGFLATSDVSPRKKRWGVSLRWLRELLQKSPVRQQIVWLDCCFAGELLNFTEADLGTVGQGQTRFLIAAAREFERAEEDIQGQHGVFSRTLWEGLDPRRQPQGVVNNDRLIEYIDQTLKGTPQQPIWYNPNYEILLTGKREQVFLPTPDEICPYKGLRFFDVDDAPYFYGREALTQKLIERVQIGKGNFLAVLGVSGSGKSSLLRAGLIYQLQQERRLPGTEQWKIRIFTPGEQPLVSLATAFLDEEVTDIERAGQLREAEEAIKEGAKGLARLINVSKSPRTLLIVDQFEEVFTPSVKANHRQQFISTLLGALKQTGDKLCPIFAMRDDFLGKCAAYRELADLIQANLLMVTPMSAQELRQAIVEPATKLGRKVEENLISAILKDLGVEVQSSNEAEKIPEPEPGMLPLLEYTLEQLWQRQTLNWLKLDSYNQLGRVQKTLENLAEEAYKGLSLEEQQVADQIFIKLTQLGEGTPDTRKQMPQRDLVTQAQSAQLMEQVIQKLAQAKLIVTSEQRKGQDRVAVVDVAHEALIRHWSRLRELLDNNREAIRTERKIQTAAEEWREKDKSKDYLLTGLRLGEAESFLQNEVDIVPLSSLAEKFIQESQKERDRLQVEKDRQRRQTILRLTGFSIFALILAGIAGIGWWRTLIAEKNSQLIARSQSSEALFASNQEFDALLESIRTAKQIQKQTKIERFLFGIKPTTEMQVKGALFQAVYGVRELNRFEGYDRHFMRVSFSSDGKSIAAASEDGRIKLWNLDGGEKATIENKYNSGVRNGNYLVSSVSFSPQSNLIVAASEDGNLKIWNFEGQEIDSLKHQLQDILLTSISSDGTTIAAINIDGKIKVWKRDTQENYSFQLFLEPDFPYVSAFNFSVDGNPIAAAGENAIGENAINYTVKIWNLEGQDPIILNPNWTVTSLNFSPNSDTIILTEGSEVTFWSLEGEKFDDFSDFGVTGSVFSPDGSRIATFGSNIGDIKLWNNFNGRWEIEATLIGHSYTIHDVSFNPINSNMLVSVSADNTVKVWDLEGVQPAKFRTVNGSLGNISLSPNGKFIATVNADRSLKIWDLEGNLQKSFSEEISSFSKITFSSDGKKIVSSHRNKVQIWHTETGENQIIIEQKLPRRPSQRNDFGRANFGKKDRIITVGQEDGTVKILSLDGRVIETLKGGGKIVIYSPNGNILASASKDKTIKLWTAEGLVYEELPPLIGSDSEITSLVFSPDSKTLIAGNENGNILIWKLADRSLKILQGHTNSVGSLNFRPDGLIFVSGSGSSAKSDAGIVKFWSLDGQELKSLKTNSSTVRNLNFTPDGQTLIYGDGGNVNLWNLDLNYLLNKGCNWVRGYLKHNLTISETDRHLCDGIGTAN from the coding sequence ATGAATCGAGATGCTCTCATCGTAGGAATTAATCAGTATCCCTTCCTCCAAGATAGTCCGACAAGCCCTCCAAAAAACCTCAAAAGTCCTGCTAGTAGTGCAGAAGCGATCGCACAACGTTTAGAAGAGTATGGTGGGTTTCGAGTGCGACGACTGCCGGAAACGATTCAGAATGGGCAGCGCCTTATCGATTCAGAATCAGCCAAGTTGGATGCAGATACTCTAGAGGATGCCATTGTCCAACTGTTTAATCCAGTCGGGGATAACGTTCCAGAAACGGCACTGTTGTATTTTATCGGTCATGGGCAGCGCAAGGAACGGGGTGGAGTCACAGAAGGGTTTTTAGCTACCAGTGATGTGAGTCCGAGGAAAAAGCGGTGGGGAGTTTCCCTGCGATGGTTGCGGGAACTGTTACAAAAGAGTCCGGTGCGGCAGCAAATTGTTTGGCTAGATTGCTGCTTTGCTGGCGAGTTGCTCAATTTTACGGAAGCAGATTTGGGAACAGTAGGTCAAGGTCAGACAAGGTTTTTGATTGCCGCAGCACGGGAATTTGAACGGGCAGAAGAAGATATTCAGGGACAGCATGGGGTATTCTCTCGGACACTTTGGGAGGGACTCGACCCCAGACGACAGCCGCAGGGTGTGGTTAATAATGATAGGTTGATTGAGTATATTGACCAGACGCTCAAAGGCACTCCCCAGCAACCGATTTGGTACAACCCCAACTATGAAATTCTTCTGACAGGTAAACGAGAGCAAGTTTTTCTTCCTACTCCAGATGAGATTTGTCCCTACAAGGGGTTGCGCTTCTTTGATGTTGACGATGCTCCCTATTTTTATGGACGGGAAGCGTTGACTCAAAAGCTGATTGAGCGAGTGCAGATAGGTAAGGGAAATTTTCTGGCGGTGCTGGGAGTTTCTGGGAGTGGTAAGTCTTCATTACTCCGGGCTGGGTTGATTTATCAGTTGCAGCAGGAACGGAGGTTGCCGGGAACGGAGCAATGGAAGATTCGGATTTTTACGCCAGGGGAACAACCGTTGGTGAGTTTAGCGACGGCGTTTCTGGATGAGGAAGTTACAGATATTGAGCGTGCGGGACAGCTAAGGGAGGCAGAAGAGGCAATTAAAGAGGGAGCAAAGGGTTTAGCAAGGTTGATTAATGTTTCAAAATCACCGCGCACGTTATTGATTGTGGATCAATTTGAAGAAGTTTTCACACCATCTGTCAAAGCCAATCACCGACAGCAGTTTATCTCGACCTTGTTGGGTGCGCTCAAACAAACAGGGGATAAGCTTTGCCCGATCTTTGCAATGCGAGATGATTTTTTGGGTAAGTGTGCGGCTTATCGGGAATTAGCTGATTTAATTCAGGCAAATTTGCTGATGGTGACACCGATGAGCGCCCAGGAGTTAAGACAGGCGATTGTTGAACCTGCAACGAAACTGGGGCGGAAGGTTGAGGAGAATTTGATAAGTGCCATCCTTAAAGATTTGGGAGTGGAGGTGCAGTCTTCAAATGAAGCAGAGAAGATACCGGAACCAGAGCCGGGAATGCTGCCTTTGTTGGAATATACCTTAGAGCAGCTTTGGCAACGGCAGACTTTGAATTGGTTAAAGTTAGACAGTTACAACCAATTGGGTAGAGTACAAAAAACTCTAGAAAATCTGGCAGAAGAGGCTTATAAGGGGCTTTCCCTTGAGGAACAGCAGGTGGCTGACCAGATTTTTATCAAGTTGACTCAATTAGGAGAAGGAACGCCGGATACTCGCAAACAAATGCCTCAACGAGATTTGGTTACTCAAGCCCAATCAGCACAGTTGATGGAACAGGTAATCCAGAAGTTAGCTCAGGCAAAGTTGATTGTCACCAGCGAGCAAAGGAAAGGTCAAGATCGGGTAGCGGTGGTGGATGTGGCGCATGAGGCGTTGATTCGCCATTGGTCAAGGTTAAGGGAATTGTTGGATAATAACCGAGAGGCGATTAGGACTGAGCGGAAGATTCAGACGGCGGCTGAGGAGTGGCGAGAGAAGGATAAGTCTAAAGATTATTTATTGACAGGGTTGAGGTTGGGTGAAGCTGAGAGTTTTCTTCAAAATGAAGTGGATATTGTTCCTTTGTCCAGTTTAGCTGAGAAATTTATTCAGGAAAGTCAGAAAGAGCGCGATCGCCTTCAAGTAGAAAAAGATCGCCAACGTCGCCAAACGATTCTTCGACTGACTGGGTTTTCTATTTTTGCTTTGATTTTAGCTGGAATCGCTGGAATAGGATGGTGGCGTACTCTGATTGCTGAGAAGAATTCACAGCTTATAGCCCGTAGTCAGTCTTCAGAAGCTCTATTTGCTTCAAATCAGGAGTTTGATGCACTTTTAGAAAGCATTAGAACCGCCAAACAAATTCAAAAACAAACAAAAATAGAAAGATTTTTATTTGGAATCAAACCTACTACCGAGATGCAGGTCAAAGGAGCTTTATTTCAGGCTGTTTATGGAGTTAGAGAACTCAATCGCTTTGAAGGTTACGATCGGCACTTTATGCGTGTTTCATTTTCCTCTGATGGAAAAAGTATTGCTGCTGCTAGTGAGGATGGTAGGATCAAACTTTGGAATTTAGATGGAGGCGAGAAAGCAACTATTGAAAACAAATATAATTCGGGAGTCAGAAATGGAAATTATTTAGTTAGTAGTGTTAGCTTCAGTCCACAAAGTAATCTTATTGTTGCTGCTTCTGAAGATGGTAATCTCAAAATTTGGAATTTTGAAGGTCAAGAAATTGATTCATTGAAACATCAGCTTCAAGACATTCTTTTAACCAGTATTAGTTCTGATGGGACAACTATTGCTGCTATTAATATTGATGGAAAAATTAAAGTTTGGAAAAGGGATACTCAAGAAAATTATTCCTTTCAACTCTTTTTAGAACCAGATTTTCCTTATGTAAGCGCTTTCAACTTTAGTGTTGATGGTAATCCGATCGCTGCTGCTGGTGAGAATGCTATTGGTGAGAATGCTATTAATTATACTGTTAAAATCTGGAATCTTGAGGGTCAAGACCCCATTATTTTAAATCCTAATTGGACAGTTACCAGTCTAAATTTTAGTCCTAATTCTGATACAATTATTTTGACAGAAGGTTCAGAAGTAACATTTTGGAGTTTAGAGGGAGAGAAATTTGACGATTTCTCTGATTTTGGCGTTACAGGATCGGTTTTTAGCCCTGATGGTAGCAGAATTGCTACTTTTGGTAGTAATATAGGCGATATTAAACTCTGGAATAATTTTAATGGTCGATGGGAAATTGAAGCAACTTTAATTGGACATAGCTATACTATTCATGATGTGAGTTTTAATCCTATTAATAGTAATATGCTGGTTTCTGTGAGTGCGGATAACACTGTTAAAGTCTGGGATCTCGAAGGAGTCCAACCCGCAAAATTTAGAACAGTGAATGGTTCTTTAGGAAATATAAGTCTGAGTCCAAATGGTAAATTTATTGCGACAGTAAATGCTGATAGATCTCTAAAAATTTGGGATTTAGAGGGTAATCTTCAAAAATCTTTTTCTGAAGAAATTTCTTCTTTTAGTAAAATAACTTTTAGCTCCGACGGTAAAAAGATAGTTTCCAGTCACCGTAATAAGGTTCAAATTTGGCATACTGAAACTGGAGAAAATCAAATAATTATTGAGCAAAAATTACCGAGAAGACCAAGCCAACGTAATGATTTTGGGAGAGCTAATTTTGGTAAAAAAGATAGGATTATTACAGTAGGACAAGAAGATGGGACTGTGAAAATTTTATCTCTTGATGGGAGAGTAATTGAAACTCTCAAAGGTGGAGGAAAAATAGTTATTTATAGTCCGAACGGTAACATATTAGCTTCTGCTAGCAAAGATAAGACGATCAAACTTTGGACTGCTGAAGGATTAGTATACGAAGAATTACCTCCTTTAATTGGAAGTGATTCTGAGATTACCAGTTTGGTTTTTAGTCCAGATAGCAAAACTTTAATAGCTGGAAATGAAAATGGGAATATTCTAATTTGGAAGCTTGCGGATAGAAGCTTAAAAATACTTCAAGGACATACCAATTCTGTTGGGAGTTTAAATTTTCGACCGGATGGTTTAATTTTTGTTTCAGGAAGTGGAAGTAGTGCGAAAAGCGATGCAGGGATCGTTAAATTTTGGAGTCTTGATGGACAAGAACTTAAATCTTTGAAAACCAATAGTTCTACAGTTCGGAATCTTAATTTTACTCCTGATGGTCAAACTTTAATCTATGGTGATGGTGGGAACGTCAATCTGTGGAATTTAGATTTAAATTATCTATTGAATAAAGGTTGTAATTGGGTGCGTGGTTATTTAAAGCATAACCTTACGATTAGTGAAACAGATCGCCATCTCTGCGATGGCATCGGAACTGCTAATTAA
- a CDS encoding serine hydrolase, translating to MKRTVIRICLILLLAFPLLSLNATASTLVSPESGHQLKSTTQMQLALAETSDTTPTQFWWLQGVSPDQIKDKLKQGYRIVDLEVESTNPYRFSTAMVKNEGIYAKKWWWYYGLTSSAVKEKLSQNKARIIDLQVYRVNGQKRYAVVLVSNTGSDAKAWWYYTDLSFDEMMAKARDNNARLVDLETYVVGNKQLFSGVMIRNTGADRKAWWVYSNKSPAFISSKLQENNARLIDIEKRGNNTFTVIMERSEGQGWWWYYGKSAAQVNELWRQNGARIFDIEPYTVNGQKRFAVLMLNNSNALTTRIGEMLRDNTNGAVGLHLQRTNGQVLASLQSDRVFYPASTIKVLEHLHAMRAVAAGDADLDATTLRVYPDVKDSCSERHSGQNFNSETLREALEKMMKSSNNQSTNAIQELFGNGDTARGREVINRMAHNVVGMSNDTAINHKFACGGPNNNPANQLTLKDITLLYQQIATNSNVLDPKTRTTFYQLMLGKTNNLFNFVETVIDDEASKIGVTGTDLQSFKSQIEMAYKAGNIPYNSQINSHISIAGWIEIPFKNRTQIVPRQYTFGIFVDEATQNSVNLASVTAELLREEIRAALKTF from the coding sequence GTGAAACGAACCGTAATTAGAATTTGTCTTATCCTTCTACTGGCTTTTCCACTGTTGAGTTTAAACGCAACTGCATCAACTCTAGTTTCCCCCGAATCTGGTCATCAATTAAAATCTACTACTCAGATGCAGCTTGCTTTGGCAGAAACCTCAGACACTACTCCTACGCAGTTTTGGTGGTTACAAGGTGTTTCTCCTGACCAAATCAAAGACAAGCTTAAACAAGGGTATCGAATTGTTGACCTAGAAGTAGAGTCTACCAATCCCTATCGTTTTAGCACTGCAATGGTGAAAAATGAGGGGATCTATGCCAAAAAATGGTGGTGGTACTATGGTTTAACTTCATCAGCAGTTAAAGAAAAACTCTCGCAAAACAAAGCTCGAATTATTGACTTACAAGTTTATCGGGTTAACGGTCAAAAACGCTATGCAGTCGTTCTTGTCTCTAACACAGGCTCGGATGCTAAGGCTTGGTGGTACTATACTGACCTTTCTTTTGATGAGATGATGGCAAAAGCTAGGGATAATAATGCACGCCTTGTTGACCTTGAGACTTATGTTGTCGGTAATAAGCAACTCTTTAGTGGTGTAATGATTAGAAATACCGGTGCAGACCGCAAGGCGTGGTGGGTATATTCCAATAAATCACCTGCTTTTATTAGCTCAAAACTCCAAGAAAATAACGCCCGATTAATTGATATCGAGAAACGTGGCAACAATACTTTTACCGTTATTATGGAGCGCTCTGAAGGTCAAGGTTGGTGGTGGTACTACGGTAAAAGTGCAGCCCAAGTTAACGAACTGTGGCGACAAAATGGGGCAAGAATTTTTGACATTGAACCCTACACAGTTAACGGACAGAAACGTTTTGCCGTTCTGATGCTTAACAATTCCAACGCACTAACGACCCGGATTGGCGAGATGCTGCGAGACAATACTAATGGGGCTGTAGGATTACATCTCCAGCGAACAAACGGACAAGTTCTCGCCTCGTTGCAAAGTGATAGGGTGTTCTATCCAGCCAGCACAATTAAAGTTTTAGAACACCTCCATGCCATGCGTGCAGTTGCAGCAGGGGATGCAGATTTAGACGCGACAACACTGAGAGTTTATCCTGATGTTAAAGATAGCTGTTCTGAGCGACATAGTGGTCAAAACTTCAATAGTGAAACTCTCAGAGAAGCTTTAGAAAAGATGATGAAATCGTCTAATAACCAAAGTACCAACGCGATTCAGGAGTTGTTTGGTAACGGTGATACCGCTCGGGGTAGAGAGGTTATTAATCGGATGGCTCATAATGTTGTCGGTATGAGTAATGATACTGCCATCAATCATAAATTTGCTTGTGGCGGACCGAATAACAATCCTGCCAATCAACTGACCCTCAAAGATATAACCTTACTCTATCAGCAGATAGCAACTAATTCAAATGTTCTTGACCCTAAAACACGAACTACTTTTTACCAACTCATGCTTGGTAAAACCAACAACTTGTTCAATTTCGTAGAGACGGTAATTGATGACGAAGCTAGCAAAATTGGTGTTACAGGCACAGATTTGCAGTCATTTAAGTCTCAAATTGAGATGGCATATAAGGCGGGAAATATCCCCTATAATTCTCAGATTAATTCCCACATCTCAATTGCTGGTTGGATTGAGATTCCTTTTAAAAATAGAACGCAGATTGTTCCTCGACAATATACCTTCGGTATTTTTGTTGATGAGGCAACCCAAAATTCAGTTAATCTTGCGTCCGTGACCGCCGAACTACTTCGAGAGGAAATTCGTGCTGCACTGAAGACCTTTTAA